In a single window of the Chelonia mydas isolate rCheMyd1 chromosome 8, rCheMyd1.pri.v2, whole genome shotgun sequence genome:
- the LOC102941785 gene encoding 60S ribosomal protein L28: MSAHLQWMIVRNSSSFLLKQNKPTYSTEPNNLKARNSFHYNGLIHRKTVGVKLMADGKGIVVVLKKRTVHRKPAKSYEKTAINKNAQAMLNSLRHIIHKNNFRKDLCMSALHCASAILQSQKPVVVKKKRTWATKTA; the protein is encoded by the coding sequence ATGTCGGCCCATCTGCAGTGGATGATTGTTCGCAACAGCTCCAGCTTCCTCCTCAAGCAGAACAAACCAACCTACAGCACCGAGCCGAACAACCTGAAGGCCAGGAACTCCTTCCACTACAACGGGCTGATCCATCGCAAGACGGTCGGCGTGAAGCTCATGGCAGACGGGAAGGGGATCGTGGTGGTGCTGAAGAAACGGACAGTCCATCGCAAGCCAGCCAAGTCCTATGAGAAGACGGCCATTAACAAGAACGCCCAGGCTATGCTCAACAGCCTGCGTCACATCATCCACAAGAACAACTTCCGCAAGGATCTGTGCATGAGCGCTCTGCACTGTGCCAGTGCCATCCTGCAGAGCCAGAAGCCGGTGGTGGTGAAGAAGAAGAGAACCTGGGCTACCAAGACAGCGTGA